In Papio anubis isolate 15944 chromosome 20, Panubis1.0, whole genome shotgun sequence, a single window of DNA contains:
- the LOC101004664 gene encoding LOW QUALITY PROTEIN: zinc finger protein 585A (The sequence of the model RefSeq protein was modified relative to this genomic sequence to represent the inferred CDS: inserted 4 bases in 4 codons; deleted 5 bases in 3 codons; substituted 8 bases at 8 genomic stop codons), producing the protein MPANWTSSQKSSALAPEDHGSSCEGSVSFRDVAIDFSREEWRHLDPSQRNLYRDVMLETYSHLLSVGYQVPEAEVDMLEQGKEPWALQGERPRQSCPGEKLWDHNQCRKILTYKQVSSQPQKVYPGEKPYECAELEKIFTQKSQLKVHLKVLAGEKLYVCIECGKAFVQKPEFIIHQKTHMREKPFKCNECGKSFFQVSSLFRHQRIHTGEKLYECSQCGKGFSYNSDLSIHEKIHTGERHHECTDCGKAFTQKSTLKMHQKIHTGERSYICIECGQAFIQKTHLIAHRRIHTGEKPYECSNCGKSFISKSQLQVHQRVHTRVKPYICTEXYRKVFDNNSNLIRAKKRTKXRNLLYTECGKAQLPTGQVDYSSEIHAGAXECSDCGXRFLQKSALTVHQRIHTGEKSYVCMKCGLAFIQKAHLIAHQIVHTGEKPYKCGHCGKLFASVTTPCSXNEFTGEKPYMCNKCMGRHLQWSNLITHQKTHTGEILYGTVEEASLAGRAXLHQRIMLEKPCRCSTCGKAFXQKSHLNMHQKIHTGERQYECPPADNGKAFNQSNAHCSSENSFWEKPYVCTECGRAFHPXSNFITHQRIHTGEKPYEFXSDCGRSLYLSLSSCEVHQPIPGESLCVCTQXGRAFTVAESNLSTRKRNSYGESPYICSECGRALNKKSRVEITHHRIHTGRETIECSDCGKSFTKKSQLQVHQRIPHGEKPCLCVCXVXGGTTDRSNLNRHQANTWRQRSHKCGICRKGFVQKSVFSVHQAESHA; encoded by the exons GGATCAGTGTCCTTCAGGGATGTAGCTATCGATTTCAGCAGAGAGGAATGGCGGCACCTGGACCCTTCTCAGAGAAATCTGTACCGGGATGTGATGCTGGAGACCTACAGCCACCTGCTCTCAGTGG GGTATCAAGTTCCTGAAGCAGAGGTGGACATGTTGGAGCAAGGAAAGGAACCATGGGCACTGCAGGGTGAGAGGCCACGTCAAAGCTGCCCAG GAGAGAAATTATGGGACCATAATCAGTGTAGAAAAATCCTCACTTATAAACAAGTATCCTCTCAACCACAAAAAGTTTATCCCGGGGAGAAACCTTATGAATGCGCTGAATTGGAAAAGATATTCACCCAGAAGTCACAGCTCAAAGTACACCTGAAAGTTCTTGCAGGAGAAAAGCTCTATGTATGCATTGAATGTGGGAAGGCTTTTGTACAGAAGCCAGAATTTATTATACACCAGAAAACCCATATGAGAGAGAAACCCTTTAAATGCAATGAATGTGGAAAATCCTTTTTTCAAGTGTCGTCTCTCTTCagacatcagagaattcataccgGAGAGAAACTCTATGAATGCAGCCAATGTGGGAAAGGCTTCTCTTATAACTCAGATCTCAGTATACAtgagaaaattcatactggagagagacACCATGAATGCACTGACTGTGGCAAAGCGTTCACACAAAAGTCCACACTCAAGATGCATCAGAAAATCCACACAGGCGAGAGATCCTACATCTGTATTGAATGCGGACAGGCCTTCATCCAGAAGACTCATTTGATTGCACACCGAAGAATTCATACTGGTGAAAAACCATATGAGTGCAGTAACTGTGGCAAATCCTTCATTTCCAAGTCACAACTTCAGGTCCATCAACGCGTTCACACGAGAGTGAAGCCCTATATATGTACCGAATAATATAGGAAGGTCTTC GACAATAATTCCAACCTCATTCGCGCCAAGAAGAGGACAAAGTAGAGAAATCTTCTATATACTGAGTGTGGGAAGGCCCAGCTACCTACAGGTCAGGTTGATTATTCATCAGAAATTCACGCTGGAG GTGAATGCAGTGACTGTG AGCGCTTCCTCCAGAAGTCAGCACTCACAGtgcatcagagaattcatacaggAGAAAAATCATATGTATGCATGAAATGTGGACTGGCCTTCATTCAGAAGGCACATTTGATTGCACATCAAAtagttcatactggagagaaaccttataaaTGTGGTCACTGTGGGAAATTGTTTGCTTCAGTCACAACTCCATGTTCATAGAATGAATTCACAGGTGAAAAACCCTATATGTGCAATAAATGTATGGGAAGGCATTTGCAATGGTCAAATCTCATTACACATCAGAAAACTCATACAGGAGAAATCTTATATGGTACCGTGGAAGAGGCTTCCTTGGCTGGTCGGGCTTGATTGCATCAGAGAATCATGCTGGAGAAGCCTTGTAGATGCAGTACTTGTGGAAAAGCCT CTCAGAAGTCACACCTCAATATGCAccagaaaattcatactggagagagacAGTATGAATGCCCACCTGCAGATAATGGGAAAGCCTTCAACCAGAGTAATGCTCATTGTTCATCAGAAAATTCCTTTTGGGAGAAACCCTATGTATGCACCGAGTGTGGAAGAGCTTTCCATCCATGATCAAACTTTATTACTCatcaaagaattcatactggagagaagccttatgAATTCTAGAGTGACTGTGGGAGATCCCTTTACCTCAGTCTCAGCTCCTGTGAAGTGCATCAGCCAATTCCTGGAGAAAGCCTATGTGTGTGTACCC GTGGTAGAGCCTTTACAGTAGCAGAGTCAAATCTCAGCACCAGAAAGAGAAACTCATACGGAGAAAGCCCCTACATTTGTTCTGAATGT GGAAGGGCACTAAACAAGAAGTCAAGAGTTGAGATTACACATCATAGAATTCATACTGGAAGAGAAACCATA GAGTGCAGTGACTGTGGGAAGTCTTTCACTAAAAAATCACAGCTCCAAGTGCATCAGCGAATTCCACACGGAGAGAAGccttgtctgtgtgtgtgctgagTGTGAGGAGGCACTACTGACAGGTCAAATTTAAATAGGCATCAGGCAAACACATGGAGACAGAGAAGCCACAAGTGTGGCATCTGTAGGAAAGGCTTTGTTCAGAAATCAGTGTTCAGTGTCCATCAGGCAGAAAGCCATGCTTGA